A DNA window from Hydrogenophaga taeniospiralis contains the following coding sequences:
- a CDS encoding ketopantoate reductase family protein, with product MTRVCIVGAGAVGGYVGAHLSRAGVDTVLVDAWPEHVETLRRQGISVSGMNGAGSVDIPVRALHIGDIHQLVRERPIDVAFIAVKSYDTLWATQLVLPYLAPNGCLVSLQNGINEDAIASVAGWGRTLGCSVSALAAELVAPGHIVRNSPLGDEKKPGMRIGEVHGRVTPRAELIGGLLAHGDSCKVTHNLWGERWSKLTINAMRNGVCALTGLTGKQRDNNDVARNLSIRLGSSCIRVGRALGLALEPVGGLDLDLLARSDDDPAAFDAITEMIMAVANSRSDAQRPSMGQDIGKGRRTETNDINGLVARRGGEVGIDVTLHQRVNETIQRIERGELTPSPDLLKAIVA from the coding sequence ATGACACGGGTATGCATTGTGGGAGCCGGCGCGGTGGGCGGCTATGTGGGGGCGCATCTCTCCAGGGCGGGCGTGGACACGGTCCTGGTGGACGCATGGCCTGAGCATGTGGAGACCCTGCGCCGCCAGGGAATTTCAGTGAGCGGCATGAACGGCGCGGGCTCGGTGGATATACCGGTGCGGGCGCTGCACATCGGCGACATACACCAGTTGGTGCGAGAGCGGCCCATCGACGTGGCCTTTATCGCAGTGAAGTCGTACGACACACTGTGGGCGACTCAGCTCGTTCTGCCCTACCTGGCGCCCAACGGCTGCTTGGTCTCGCTGCAGAACGGCATCAACGAAGACGCCATCGCCAGCGTGGCGGGTTGGGGCCGCACCCTGGGCTGCTCCGTCAGCGCGCTGGCAGCTGAACTGGTGGCGCCGGGCCACATCGTGCGCAATTCGCCGCTGGGCGACGAGAAGAAGCCGGGCATGCGCATCGGCGAAGTGCATGGACGGGTGACGCCGAGGGCCGAGCTGATCGGTGGCTTGCTCGCGCACGGCGACAGCTGCAAGGTGACCCACAACCTCTGGGGCGAGCGCTGGTCCAAGCTCACCATCAACGCCATGCGCAACGGTGTGTGCGCACTGACCGGTCTCACCGGCAAACAACGCGACAACAACGACGTGGCGAGGAACCTCAGCATCCGGCTGGGCAGCTCCTGCATCCGCGTCGGGCGGGCGCTCGGTCTGGCGCTGGAGCCCGTGGGCGGGCTGGATCTCGACCTGCTGGCGCGCTCTGACGACGACCCGGCCGCGTTCGACGCCATCACCGAGATGATTATGGCCGTGGCCAACTCGCGCAGCGATGCGCAACGCCCCTCGATGGGGCAGGACATCGGCAAGGGTCGCCGCACCGAGACCAATGACATCAATGGCCTGGTGGCGCGACGTGGTGGCGAGGTCGGCATCGACGTCACGCTGCACCAGCGTGTGAACGAAACCATTCAGAGAATCGAGCGCGGCGAACTGACGCCCAGCCCGGACCTGTTGAAGGCGATCGTGGCATGA
- a CDS encoding TRAP transporter substrate-binding protein, with amino-acid sequence MSVCLATLAMVLAVPTALAQPAKTVIKLGWATADGPQDPSAIGARAFKTALEASSKGTIEVQLFPNRQLGDEKPMMEGMRFGTVDAAIITNAVVAQMEPGFQLNDLPFLYASEVQARTVLDGNVGKELSKRLEAKGITVLGYMEAGFRHMINNKKPVQTPADVIGVKYRVMQNPVFIDMFTSLGGSAVPMAWGETYTAVQQGMVDGLELPLAFIDSLKVYEVTKYLSQTNHTYTALELLIGNRTLGKLSAEQRKAVTDAARVAVAEQRKANFEHGLQMVDVLQSKGMKVNTVSDPAAFRKAVAPMYEKFKPGIGADLMTMALEQVK; translated from the coding sequence ATGTCCGTTTGTCTGGCCACTTTGGCCATGGTTCTGGCTGTGCCCACGGCCCTTGCTCAACCGGCCAAAACCGTCATCAAGCTGGGCTGGGCCACGGCGGATGGACCGCAGGACCCGTCGGCCATCGGTGCGCGCGCCTTCAAGACGGCGCTTGAAGCATCGAGCAAAGGCACGATCGAGGTGCAGCTGTTTCCCAACCGGCAACTCGGGGACGAGAAGCCCATGATGGAGGGCATGCGCTTCGGCACCGTGGACGCCGCCATCATCACCAACGCGGTGGTGGCGCAGATGGAACCCGGGTTCCAGCTCAACGATCTGCCTTTCCTGTACGCCAGTGAGGTCCAGGCCCGCACCGTGCTGGACGGCAACGTGGGCAAAGAGCTGTCCAAGCGCCTGGAGGCCAAGGGCATCACCGTGCTCGGCTACATGGAAGCCGGCTTTCGCCACATGATCAACAACAAGAAGCCCGTTCAGACGCCGGCCGACGTGATCGGGGTCAAGTACCGCGTCATGCAGAACCCGGTGTTCATCGACATGTTCACCTCGCTCGGTGGCTCGGCCGTGCCCATGGCCTGGGGCGAGACCTACACCGCCGTACAGCAGGGCATGGTGGATGGTCTTGAGCTGCCGCTGGCCTTCATCGACTCGCTGAAGGTCTACGAGGTGACCAAGTACCTCTCACAGACCAACCACACCTACACGGCCCTGGAACTGCTGATTGGCAACCGCACCCTGGGCAAGCTGTCGGCTGAGCAGCGCAAGGCCGTGACCGATGCCGCCAGGGTGGCCGTGGCCGAGCAGCGCAAGGCCAACTTTGAGCATGGTCTCCAGATGGTTGATGTGTTGCAGAGCAAGGGCATGAAGGTCAACACGGTTTCCGACCCGGCTGCCTTCCGCAAGGCGGTGGCACCGATGTACGAAAAATTCAAGCCAGGCATCGGCGCCGACCTGATGACCATGGCCCTTGAACAGGTGAAGTGA
- a CDS encoding amidohydrolase family protein: MSAAHLASAPTARPAAFRLPAGACDCHFHVFDAARYPYAPQRHYTPPDATLSSYLALCERFGIERSVLIHPTVFGADHQSFEDILRQHGGHMRGIAVVAPTTPEADIERWHRLGARGTRITTMFSAPPDMQTVEGIVAKVRPFGWHVQLLVDVVQQPDLVAQVQAMGVTVVVDHMGHHAAAAIGQSAGFANLLAQLAEGTAWVKLSAPYRVSPQCHADADVRRLAERYVRTNPQRLLWGTDWPHPSSPHAVPDDEQLVSLVPDWLPDDRVRETVLVHNPTHLYWQEPSQG; encoded by the coding sequence ATGAGCGCCGCGCACCTGGCTTCCGCGCCGACAGCGCGCCCAGCGGCGTTTCGACTGCCTGCGGGTGCGTGCGACTGCCATTTTCATGTTTTCGATGCTGCGCGCTACCCCTATGCGCCGCAGCGGCATTACACGCCGCCCGACGCGACCTTGTCGAGCTACCTGGCCTTGTGTGAGCGCTTCGGCATTGAGCGCAGCGTTCTGATCCACCCGACCGTGTTCGGCGCCGATCACCAGAGCTTCGAAGACATCCTGCGGCAACACGGGGGGCACATGCGGGGTATTGCGGTCGTGGCGCCCACCACGCCCGAGGCCGACATCGAGCGCTGGCACCGCCTGGGCGCGCGTGGCACCCGCATCACCACCATGTTCTCCGCCCCACCAGACATGCAGACGGTGGAGGGGATCGTGGCCAAGGTCAGGCCGTTCGGCTGGCATGTCCAGCTGCTGGTCGATGTGGTGCAGCAGCCCGACCTGGTCGCGCAGGTGCAGGCCATGGGCGTGACTGTGGTTGTGGACCACATGGGGCACCACGCGGCAGCAGCCATTGGCCAGAGCGCGGGCTTTGCCAACCTGCTCGCACAGCTTGCCGAGGGGACGGCATGGGTCAAACTGTCGGCCCCCTACCGTGTGTCGCCGCAATGCCATGCCGATGCCGACGTGCGGCGTCTCGCCGAACGGTACGTCAGGACCAACCCACAGCGCCTGCTGTGGGGAACGGACTGGCCCCACCCTTCCAGCCCGCATGCGGTGCCGGACGATGAGCAACTGGTGTCGCTGGTGCCCGACTGGCTGCCGGACGACCGTGTGCGCGAAACGGTGCTGGTGCACAACCCCACGCACCTGTACTGGCAAGAACCCTCACAAGGGTGA
- a CDS encoding TauD/TfdA dioxygenase family protein yields MKSIQTSPLHSDFAVQVHVAIQDIVDDPAAIAELKAIWQKSPVMIFRRQALDEAELVRFTEHFGKCETSGRKDIQSPYHEQIIYFSTLKYSDGRFVGGFAGGEDVDWHSDQTFQVRPATGAILYGTEVPRDGGDIYWADEYGAWQRLPQDIQQLIEGRNGTYRYAKRYALLNTLELQDKAKANAMLSLPDATHPLVLRHPHTGRKALYADPTTLIGIEGLSEEENARVLPILFEAGGHPSLAYRHKVHNGDLMMWDNGCTMHRRDPMKLDQPRLMKRTTFRLAAADYCTPHA; encoded by the coding sequence ATGAAATCCATTCAGACCAGCCCGCTGCATTCCGACTTTGCCGTGCAGGTGCACGTGGCCATCCAGGACATCGTGGACGATCCGGCGGCCATCGCCGAACTCAAGGCGATCTGGCAGAAGTCACCGGTGATGATCTTCCGGCGCCAGGCGCTGGACGAGGCCGAGCTGGTGCGCTTCACCGAGCACTTCGGCAAGTGCGAGACCTCCGGGCGCAAAGACATCCAGTCGCCGTACCACGAGCAGATCATCTACTTCAGCACATTGAAGTACTCGGACGGGCGCTTCGTGGGTGGCTTCGCGGGTGGAGAAGACGTGGACTGGCACTCCGATCAGACCTTCCAGGTTCGACCGGCCACCGGCGCCATCCTGTACGGCACCGAGGTGCCGCGCGACGGCGGCGACATCTACTGGGCCGACGAATACGGAGCCTGGCAACGGTTGCCTCAAGACATCCAGCAACTGATCGAAGGGCGCAACGGCACCTACCGCTACGCCAAGCGCTATGCGCTGCTCAACACGCTGGAGCTGCAGGACAAGGCCAAGGCCAACGCGATGCTGAGCCTGCCGGACGCGACGCACCCGCTGGTGCTGAGGCACCCGCACACCGGGCGCAAGGCGCTGTACGCGGACCCGACCACGCTGATCGGGATCGAGGGGCTGTCGGAAGAAGAGAACGCGCGAGTGCTGCCGATCCTGTTCGAGGCGGGGGGGCACCCGTCGCTGGCGTACCGGCACAAGGTGCACAACGGCGATCTGATGATGTGGGACAACGGCTGCACGATGCATCGGCGAGACCCGATGAAGCTGGACCAGCCGCGTCTGATGAAGCGCACCACCTTCCGCCTGGCAGCCGCCGATTACTGCACTCCTCACGCTTGA